A region of uncultured Desulfobacter sp. DNA encodes the following proteins:
- a CDS encoding sigma 54-interacting transcriptional regulator, producing MKQNISLLPEELNFFKCVHYASAANPFGRERILREAEIAGVSPDSPKEIRVLKACQAVAHHLAQVEERCGINIHAFKGEERYFLRSALLFDYFHLFRKKIDALITSQLDNAETSLDAPFAPEALTLLRGWGFSIEESRRFIALAYQLRRAYYFIFRHLVGRSRCMQELRRDLWQNVFTHDILMYDQYLWDRMENFSTLLFGETGTGKGTAALAMGRSGYIPFDEKENKFTHNFVNTFTTLNISQFPETIIESELFGHVRGAFTGAVKDHNGVFSRCSPNGSILLDEIGELSTHVQIKLLNVLQDRSYSPVGSDEKHRFHGRIIAATNRSIREIREKKIFRDDFYYRLCSDIITVPPLRKRIAQDPEELSDLLTHTVTRIVGQPSPEIVSRVLGYIESNLTLSYPWPGNVRELEQCVRRVVLRNAYETEEVPEPASQTDSLTRQIQEGRLSAQDLLIHYCTRLYEKHDTYEAVARIAGLDRRTVKKYIDSQDQVY from the coding sequence ATGAAACAAAACATCTCGTTGCTGCCCGAAGAACTCAATTTTTTTAAATGTGTGCACTACGCCAGTGCGGCCAACCCCTTCGGCAGGGAGCGGATTCTGCGGGAAGCTGAAATTGCAGGCGTTTCACCGGACAGCCCCAAAGAGATCAGGGTGCTCAAGGCATGCCAGGCCGTGGCTCATCATCTGGCCCAGGTGGAAGAGCGATGCGGCATCAATATCCATGCATTTAAGGGAGAGGAGAGGTATTTTTTACGCTCTGCACTGCTGTTTGACTATTTTCACCTGTTCAGAAAAAAAATCGACGCTCTGATCACAAGCCAGCTGGACAATGCAGAGACCTCTTTGGATGCGCCTTTTGCGCCCGAGGCCCTGACCCTTTTGCGCGGCTGGGGGTTCAGCATAGAGGAGAGCAGGCGTTTCATTGCCCTGGCGTATCAACTGCGCCGGGCCTATTATTTTATTTTCCGGCATCTGGTGGGACGCAGCCGCTGTATGCAGGAGCTGCGACGGGATCTGTGGCAGAACGTGTTCACCCATGACATCCTCATGTATGACCAGTACCTGTGGGACCGCATGGAAAATTTCTCCACCCTTCTGTTTGGAGAAACCGGCACGGGCAAGGGAACCGCCGCCCTGGCCATGGGGCGCTCCGGATATATTCCCTTTGACGAAAAGGAAAACAAGTTCACCCATAATTTTGTGAACACCTTTACCACGCTCAATATCAGCCAGTTTCCTGAAACCATCATTGAATCCGAGCTGTTCGGCCATGTGCGCGGCGCATTTACAGGGGCCGTCAAAGACCATAACGGGGTGTTCAGCCGGTGCAGCCCCAATGGCTCCATTCTTCTGGATGAAATCGGTGAGTTGTCCACCCATGTCCAGATAAAACTGCTCAATGTGCTCCAGGACCGGTCCTATTCTCCTGTGGGCAGCGATGAAAAACACCGTTTTCACGGCAGGATCATTGCCGCCACAAACCGCAGCATCCGGGAGATCCGGGAGAAAAAGATATTCAGGGATGATTTCTACTACCGCCTGTGTTCCGATATCATCACGGTGCCGCCCCTGCGCAAAAGGATTGCCCAGGATCCCGAAGAGCTGTCGGATCTTTTGACACATACGGTGACCCGCATTGTGGGCCAGCCTTCCCCGGAAATTGTCTCACGGGTGCTGGGCTATATTGAATCCAACCTGACCCTGTCATATCCCTGGCCGGGCAATGTGCGTGAACTGGAACAGTGTGTCCGGCGTGTGGTGTTGCGTAATGCCTATGAGACAGAGGAGGTGCCGGAACCCGCCTCCCAGACGGATTCCCTAACCCGGCAGATCCAGGAGGGCCGCCTCAGTGCCCAGGACCTGCTTATCCACTATTGCACCCGCCTGTATGAGAAGCACGACACCTATGAGGCTGTTGCCCGGATCGCCGGACTGGACCGGCGGACAGTTAAAAAATACATTGATTCCCAGGATCAGGTTTATTGA
- a CDS encoding cytochrome b/b6 domain-containing protein — translation MRQTKTVKVYLYTRYERFWHWLQAAMIMFLLITGFEIHGTYTLMGYETAVAAHNFVGLSWLVLFAFFVFWLFTTGEWRQYIPTTRKLIDVALYYAYGIFQGRPHPVEKTPGAKHNPLQRLTYLALSALMLPVQMLSGMLYYTWNLWGGVAYALAPVALVHTLVAFLLLSFLVVHVYMTTTGHSLFSHIAGMITGWEEINEATTIHEWEVADKRRS, via the coding sequence ATGAGGCAGACAAAAACAGTTAAAGTATATCTGTATACCCGTTATGAAAGATTCTGGCACTGGCTGCAGGCGGCGATGATCATGTTTCTTCTGATCACAGGCTTTGAAATCCATGGCACCTACACCCTGATGGGGTACGAAACAGCAGTGGCGGCTCATAATTTTGTGGGTCTTTCATGGCTGGTGCTTTTTGCCTTTTTTGTATTCTGGCTTTTCACCACCGGGGAGTGGCGTCAATACATCCCCACAACCAGAAAACTCATTGATGTGGCCCTGTACTATGCCTACGGCATCTTCCAGGGCAGACCCCATCCGGTTGAAAAAACACCCGGTGCCAAGCACAATCCCCTGCAGCGTCTGACCTATCTGGCGTTGTCCGCTTTGATGCTGCCGGTCCAGATGTTGTCAGGCATGCTCTATTATACCTGGAACCTTTGGGGGGGCGTGGCATATGCCCTGGCACCTGTGGCACTGGTCCACACCCTGGTGGCATTTCTGCTGCTTTCCTTTCTGGTTGTGCATGTCTATATGACCACAACGGGGCATTCCCTGTTCAGCCATATCGCAGGCATGATTACGGGATGGGAAGAGATTAATGAAGCCACCACGATTCATGAGTGGGAGGTGGCCGACAAGAGGCGCTCCTGA